From a single Nicotiana tomentosiformis chromosome 2, ASM39032v3, whole genome shotgun sequence genomic region:
- the LOC104102896 gene encoding uncharacterized protein translates to MNALSKDIAKPALYYKSAKDAWTNLEERFGESNISLYYSIQRAITSTTQGPSDIASYFKLDSKVYFMLIGYEKQREIQSSPSIFSADSSSFLVNTVNPGSSQPTNNRSYTQKVNFEPMKSSLSCKYCIKGGHTVDKCYRLHGFPTDFKFTKNKK, encoded by the exons ATGAATGCACTTTCAAAGGACATTGCTAAACCTGCACTCTACTATAAAAGTGCTAAGGATGCCTGGACCAATCTAGAAGAGAGATTTGGTGAGTCGAATATTTCTCTTTATTACAGCATTCAGAGAGCCATTACTTCCACCACACAAGGTCCATCTGACATAGCTAGTTATTtcaaactagactcaaag GTTTACTTTATGTTGATTGGATATGAGAAACAGAGGGAGATTCAGTCTAGCCCCTCCATTTTTTCTGCTGATTCATCCTCCTTCTTAGTTAATACCGTTAATCCTGGTTCAAGTCAGCCCACAAACAACAGAAGTTATACTCAGAAGGTCAATTTTGAGCCAATGAAGTCATCATTGTCATGCAAGTACTGTATAAAGGGTGGACATACAGTAGACAAGTGTTATCGACTTCATGGATTCCCAACTGATTTCAAGTTCACCAAGAACAAGAAGTGA